From a region of the Balaenoptera musculus isolate JJ_BM4_2016_0621 chromosome 15, mBalMus1.pri.v3, whole genome shotgun sequence genome:
- the OTOR gene encoding otoraplin, whose amino-acid sequence MARLLLLFLAGLVAICAVHGIFMDRLASRKLCADDECVYTISLARAQEDYSAPDCRFINVKKGQWIYVYSKLVKENEAGEFWAGSVYGDQPEDEMGTVGYFPSNLVQEQHVYQEATKEVPTTDIDFFCE is encoded by the exons ATGGCAAGACTATTGTTACTTTTCCTCGCAGGTCTTGTGGCCATATGTGCCGTGCATGGAATATTTATGGACAGACTTGCTTCCAGGAAGCTGTGTGCAGATGACGAGTGTGTCT atacTATTTCTCTGGCCCGAGCTCAAGAAGATTACAGTGCCCCAGACTGTAGATTCATTAACGTTAAAAAAGGGCAGTGGATCTATGTTTACTCAAAGCtggtaaaagaaaatgaagctggagAATTTTGGGCTGGCAGT GTTTATGGCGATCAACCTGAGGACGAGATGGGAACTGTGGGTTATTTCCCCAGCAACTTGGTCCAGGAGCAACATGTGTACCAAGAAGCCACCAAGGAAGTTCCCACCACG GATATTGACTTCTTCTGCGAGTAA